One Acidimicrobiia bacterium DNA window includes the following coding sequences:
- a CDS encoding phosphotransferase, whose translation MPPAPAIPVDVADVTPEWISAVTQFDVVAVDVLDAHSGTTGRARLALTYGGGEDEFLPASVFVKLPPFDERQREFVARTGLGTAEARFYRDLAESVPVRIPGVLHADVDDDGRYVMLLEDLEASGCRFPRPTDDDVVSVVDSIVCELAHLHACFWEHADLTARHDWVSQGMRIAFGSGGRFMKMALDQFAADMPPAYRALGELYIDRARDIAELWAAPPHTLAHGDPHMGNLFVDDGRAGFFDWGMLMAKNGMWDVAYVICNSVPTDVRRAHERGWLDLYRAELATAGIALDGDRVWAQYRLYAVYSWNSAVSTAAMGGRWQPEARAHGAMLRTTTAIEDLDSVGLLEELLA comes from the coding sequence ACTCGGGAACCACTGGTCGCGCCCGCCTCGCGCTCACCTACGGCGGAGGCGAGGACGAGTTCCTCCCCGCGAGCGTCTTCGTGAAGCTGCCACCGTTCGACGAGCGCCAGCGCGAGTTCGTCGCGCGTACCGGCCTCGGAACGGCCGAGGCGCGCTTCTACCGCGACCTCGCAGAGTCGGTGCCCGTGCGCATCCCCGGCGTGTTGCACGCCGACGTCGACGACGACGGTCGCTACGTGATGCTGCTCGAGGACCTCGAAGCGTCGGGTTGCCGCTTCCCGCGTCCGACCGACGACGACGTCGTCTCCGTCGTCGATTCGATCGTGTGCGAGCTCGCGCACCTGCACGCGTGCTTCTGGGAGCACGCCGATCTCACCGCGCGCCACGACTGGGTGTCGCAGGGGATGCGCATCGCGTTCGGCAGCGGCGGTCGCTTCATGAAGATGGCCCTCGACCAGTTCGCGGCCGACATGCCGCCCGCGTACCGCGCGCTCGGCGAGCTCTACATCGACCGCGCGCGCGACATCGCGGAGCTGTGGGCCGCGCCGCCGCACACGCTGGCGCACGGTGACCCGCACATGGGCAACCTGTTCGTCGACGACGGGCGCGCCGGGTTCTTCGACTGGGGCATGCTCATGGCCAAGAACGGCATGTGGGACGTCGCCTACGTGATCTGCAACTCGGTGCCGACCGACGTCCGCCGCGCGCACGAGCGCGGCTGGCTCGACCTCTACCGCGCCGAGCTCGCGACCGCCGGCATCGCGCTCGACGGCGATCGCGTGTGGGCGCAGTACCGCTTGTACGCGGTGTACTCGTGGAACTCGGCGGTGTCGACGGCCGCGATGGGCGGCCGCTGGCAGCCCGAGGCGCGCGCCCACGGCGCGATGTTGCGCACCACCACCGCGATCGAGGACCTCGACTCGGTCGGCCTGCTCGAGGAGCTGCTCGCGTGA
- a CDS encoding TIGR03617 family F420-dependent LLM class oxidoreductase, translated as MTVTLKLDAMSGGLPIRRIHDLAREVQDTGFSGLWLTEGGRSAYNLCTAAALATDALDVGTAIGVAFPRSPMVSAQVAWELQEATNGRFVLGLGTQVKAHVERRYSSTFAHPGPRMREYVLAVKAAFRAFRGTEKLAFAGDYYTLSLLPDMWSPGPIAPADPPVYVAAVNPWMCTMIGEVADGVHVHPFHSVRYLDEVVRPAVAAGTAKAGRDASEIAFVCPLLTIVGDTEEERAPWRERARMQLAFYGSTRTYGRVFELHGWPGTAERLHELQARGDIPDMAATITDEMLQVYALEATWDTLADAIVERYRGQADRVICYFATASWERHPEIRGRWAEVARAVTQAE; from the coding sequence GTGACGGTCACACTCAAGCTCGACGCGATGTCGGGCGGGCTACCGATCCGTCGCATCCACGACCTCGCCCGCGAAGTGCAGGACACCGGCTTCTCGGGACTCTGGCTCACCGAGGGCGGACGGTCTGCATACAACCTCTGCACCGCGGCCGCGCTCGCGACCGACGCGCTCGACGTCGGCACCGCGATCGGCGTCGCTTTCCCGCGCAGCCCGATGGTGAGCGCGCAGGTCGCGTGGGAGCTGCAGGAGGCGACGAACGGCCGCTTCGTGCTCGGGCTCGGCACGCAGGTGAAGGCGCACGTCGAGCGGCGCTACTCGAGCACGTTCGCGCATCCCGGCCCGCGCATGCGCGAATACGTGCTCGCGGTGAAGGCCGCGTTCCGCGCCTTCCGCGGCACCGAGAAGCTCGCCTTCGCCGGCGACTACTACACGCTGTCGCTGCTGCCCGACATGTGGTCGCCGGGCCCGATCGCGCCGGCCGACCCGCCCGTCTACGTCGCGGCGGTGAACCCGTGGATGTGCACGATGATCGGCGAGGTCGCCGACGGCGTGCACGTGCACCCGTTCCACTCGGTGCGATACCTCGACGAGGTCGTACGCCCCGCGGTCGCCGCGGGCACTGCGAAGGCGGGTCGCGACGCGAGCGAGATCGCGTTCGTGTGCCCGTTGCTCACGATCGTCGGCGACACCGAAGAGGAGCGCGCCCCGTGGCGCGAGCGAGCGCGAATGCAGCTCGCGTTCTACGGCTCGACGCGCACGTACGGACGAGTGTTCGAGCTGCACGGCTGGCCGGGCACGGCGGAGCGCTTGCACGAGTTGCAGGCGCGCGGCGACATCCCGGACATGGCCGCGACGATCACCGACGAGATGCTGCAGGTGTACGCGCTCGAAGCGACGTGGGACACGCTCGCCGACGCGATCGTCGAGCGCTACCGCGGTCAGGCCGACCGCGTGATCTGTTACTTCGCGACCGCGTCCTGGGAGCGTCATCCCGAGATCCGCGGGCGCTGGGCCGAGGTCGCGCGGGCGGTTACGCAGGCGGAGTGA
- a CDS encoding MaoC family dehydratase N-terminal domain-containing protein encodes MALDQLKGRALGTQKVVIERGPVRVFAQALLDDDSVYSDGDAAPVPPTFPFVMPYWGSMGQGGAAGLPIENLRGKGRAILHGEQEFEYHGGQWPHVGDVLVGDGVISDVYEKAKSDGGKLEFYVTETTWRNEKTNQPVVTTKFTLAINCKPDAAEPKPLS; translated from the coding sequence TTGGCACTCGATCAACTGAAGGGGCGTGCCCTCGGCACGCAGAAGGTCGTGATCGAGCGGGGTCCGGTGCGCGTGTTCGCGCAGGCGCTCTTGGACGACGACTCCGTCTACTCCGACGGCGACGCCGCGCCGGTGCCGCCGACGTTCCCGTTCGTGATGCCGTACTGGGGCTCGATGGGCCAGGGCGGCGCCGCGGGCCTGCCGATCGAGAACCTGCGGGGCAAGGGCCGCGCGATCCTGCACGGCGAGCAGGAGTTCGAGTACCACGGCGGCCAGTGGCCGCACGTCGGCGACGTGCTCGTCGGCGACGGCGTGATCTCCGACGTATACGAGAAGGCGAAGAGCGACGGCGGCAAGCTCGAGTTCTACGTCACCGAGACGACGTGGCGGAACGAGAAGACGAACCAACCCGTCGTCACCACGAAGTTCACGCTCGCGATCAACTGCAAGCCCGACGCCGCGGAGCCGAAGCCGCTGTCGTGA
- a CDS encoding nuclear transport factor 2 family protein: MSDHAELHEIHDRLAIDDLLIRYAWAIDDKNFDDLDHVFTPDAQIDYTATGGIKGSREEIKPWLAESLAAFPATQHLLSNSQVTITGDTATARTAVYNPMGAATREGPLHFFFMGGVYEDALVRTDDGWRIRERVERFVWMDGKLPRELYVPPPA; encoded by the coding sequence GTGAGCGATCACGCAGAGCTGCACGAGATCCACGATCGGCTCGCGATCGACGACCTGTTGATCCGCTACGCATGGGCGATCGACGACAAGAACTTCGACGACCTCGACCACGTCTTCACACCCGACGCGCAGATCGACTACACCGCGACCGGCGGCATCAAGGGCTCACGCGAAGAGATCAAGCCGTGGCTCGCAGAGTCGCTGGCCGCGTTCCCGGCGACGCAGCATCTGCTCTCCAACTCGCAGGTGACGATCACCGGCGACACCGCGACCGCGCGCACAGCCGTCTACAACCCGATGGGTGCGGCGACGCGCGAAGGGCCGCTGCACTTCTTCTTCATGGGCGGTGTCTACGAGGACGCGCTGGTGCGCACCGACGACGGTTGGCGCATCCGCGAGCGGGTCGAGCGCTTCGTCTGGATGGACGGCAAGCTCCCGCGCGAGCTGTACGTCCCTCCCCCCGCGTAG
- a CDS encoding HAD family phosphatase, which produces MAEPEIDVVLFDLGGVLIEFGGFEAMRVLSGIDDDDEMWRRWLTCRWVREFERGRCTADAFATGFVDEWSLEITPAEFLDEFATWPAGVFAGADELVAEVRGRLPTGCLSNTNSIHWDQNSGRWPLLTSFDFHFLSHELGVLKPDRDVFDRVAAQLPAPPERVLFLDDNDLNVDGAIDAGFRAARVRGVAEARAALVGAHVLGC; this is translated from the coding sequence GTGGCCGAGCCCGAGATCGACGTCGTCCTGTTCGACCTCGGCGGGGTGCTCATCGAGTTCGGTGGCTTCGAAGCCATGCGGGTGCTCTCCGGCATCGACGACGACGACGAGATGTGGCGGCGCTGGCTCACCTGCCGCTGGGTGCGTGAGTTCGAGCGCGGACGCTGCACCGCGGACGCGTTCGCAACCGGCTTCGTCGACGAGTGGAGCCTCGAGATCACGCCGGCCGAGTTCCTCGACGAGTTCGCGACCTGGCCGGCCGGGGTGTTCGCGGGCGCCGACGAGCTCGTAGCCGAAGTGCGCGGGCGACTCCCGACGGGCTGCCTCAGCAACACGAACTCGATCCACTGGGACCAGAACTCCGGCCGGTGGCCGCTCCTCACCAGCTTCGACTTCCACTTCCTCTCGCACGAGCTGGGGGTGCTGAAGCCCGACCGCGACGTGTTCGACCGCGTCGCGGCGCAGCTCCCGGCACCGCCCGAGCGTGTTCTCTTCCTCGACGACAACGATCTCAACGTCGACGGCGCGATCGACGCCGGCTTTCGTGCCGCACGCGTGCGCGGTGTCGCCGAGGCCCGCGCCGCGCTGGTCGGTGCCCACGTCCTCGGTTGCTAG
- a CDS encoding metallophosphoesterase, translated as MQILLVSDLHYSLRQLDWVTAVAGDLDVVVMAGDFLDIGSIVDADAQIAVVLEYLARIAAKTTVVACSGNHDLNGENQLDERAARWLDAARDVGVFVDGSHLATDDVFITVCPWWDGPRTRELVDEQLRVDAARVGGRQWIWVYHAPADASPTSWTGKRHYGDEDLVTWIAEHAPAIVLSGHVHQSPFANGGGWIDRIGSTIVCNAGQQRGPIPTCIEIDTVAGTARWTSLAGVEEQTLARV; from the coding sequence ATGCAGATCCTGCTCGTCTCCGACCTGCACTACTCGCTGCGTCAGCTCGACTGGGTCACCGCGGTCGCCGGTGACCTCGACGTCGTCGTCATGGCGGGAGACTTCCTCGACATCGGCTCGATCGTCGACGCCGACGCGCAGATCGCCGTCGTGCTCGAGTACCTCGCGCGCATCGCCGCGAAGACGACCGTCGTCGCGTGCTCGGGCAACCACGATTTGAACGGCGAGAACCAGCTCGACGAGCGGGCCGCGCGCTGGCTCGACGCCGCGCGCGACGTCGGCGTGTTCGTCGACGGCTCGCACCTCGCGACCGACGACGTCTTCATCACCGTGTGCCCTTGGTGGGACGGGCCGCGCACGCGCGAGCTGGTCGACGAGCAACTGCGCGTCGACGCGGCACGCGTCGGTGGCCGCCAGTGGATCTGGGTGTACCACGCACCCGCGGACGCCTCACCGACGAGCTGGACGGGCAAGCGGCACTACGGCGACGAAGACCTCGTGACGTGGATCGCGGAGCACGCACCCGCGATCGTGCTCTCGGGACACGTGCACCAGTCCCCCTTCGCCAACGGCGGCGGCTGGATCGACCGAATCGGATCGACGATCGTGTGCAACGCGGGACAGCAACGCGGCCCGATCCCGACGTGCATCGAGATCGACACCGTCGCCGGAACCGCGCGCTGGACGTCGCTCGCCGGCGTTGAGGAGCAGACGCTCGCGCGCGTGTGA
- a CDS encoding cyclic nucleotide-binding domain-containing protein — protein MQELLDLADGAPRRAVVAGEVVIRDGARGGVLYVLLSGSVRVEKAGALVATVAEPGACIGEMALLLDGAATADVVAAEPSVLAVIDDAATRLDTNPELALALARLLAARLQLMMTYLADLRAQYADHEGGLGMVDTVLGALARSSGRRSTLGSVRDPDPEY, from the coding sequence GTGCAGGAGCTCCTCGACCTCGCTGACGGCGCGCCTCGGCGCGCGGTCGTCGCCGGAGAGGTCGTCATCCGCGACGGCGCGCGCGGAGGCGTGCTGTACGTGTTGCTCTCGGGCAGCGTGCGCGTGGAGAAAGCCGGTGCGCTCGTCGCGACCGTCGCGGAGCCGGGCGCGTGCATCGGCGAGATGGCGTTGCTCCTCGACGGCGCCGCGACCGCCGACGTCGTCGCGGCGGAACCGTCGGTGCTCGCGGTCATCGACGACGCGGCGACGCGCCTCGACACGAACCCCGAGCTCGCGCTCGCGCTCGCGCGGCTGCTCGCGGCACGCTTGCAGCTGATGATGACGTACCTCGCCGACCTTCGAGCGCAGTACGCGGATCACGAAGGTGGGCTCGGCATGGTCGACACCGTGCTCGGAGCCCTCGCGCGCAGTTCCGGTCGTCGCAGCACGCTGGGGTCGGTCCGCGATCCCGACCCCGAGTACTAG
- a CDS encoding MmcQ/YjbR family DNA-binding protein, which translates to MTNMERLERIVAKLPEAERVDIEAWGGEPTFRVRNKNFVFTDHPVSRMSVKLPVEEAAAVVATDPDAQPTAYGLGRHGWVSVVVGRANAARWELVEEWVRTSYTLVAPKSLAKIVLAHDDSGPTRSARRS; encoded by the coding sequence ATGACGAACATGGAACGGCTCGAGCGCATCGTCGCGAAGCTGCCCGAAGCGGAGCGGGTCGACATCGAGGCGTGGGGCGGCGAGCCGACGTTCCGCGTGCGGAACAAGAACTTCGTCTTCACCGACCACCCGGTCAGCCGCATGAGCGTCAAGCTGCCGGTCGAGGAGGCCGCGGCGGTCGTCGCGACCGATCCCGATGCGCAGCCGACCGCCTACGGCCTCGGCCGCCACGGCTGGGTCTCGGTCGTCGTCGGGCGCGCGAACGCGGCTCGGTGGGAGCTCGTCGAGGAGTGGGTGCGCACCTCGTACACGCTGGTGGCGCCCAAGTCGCTCGCCAAGATCGTGCTCGCGCACGACGACTCTGGTCCCACTCGCTCCGCTCGCCGCTCCTGA
- a CDS encoding PHB depolymerase family esterase, with protein sequence MRRSPRLLPAALVALVALAACSSSANGNGPDLTTAPSTTVSAADVAAQPSSGCQAKVKILPGEIKVNTTSNGAPRWYWRHIPPSYTGLKPMPLVIDLHGYSEGATIHTKMSMLGPFGDTHGFVTLTPEGSGTAVPLWNTDLKSDDVKFIGNLLDEAERTLCVDQRRIFVAGLSNGAFMTSAVACAYSTRVAAVAPVAGIRDISGCKFARPVPVMTFHGTTDPFVAYGGGLGPKALALPSPDGKGTLGGSGAATNQTKGPSIPQITADWAKRNGCGTTPKATKLTSDVTTITFPCPAGDDVVLQRITGGGHAWPGSAFSQAIAGTVGKTTMTISANQLMWTFFEAHPLRG encoded by the coding sequence ATGCGCCGATCTCCGCGGTTGTTGCCGGCCGCACTCGTCGCGCTCGTCGCGCTCGCCGCGTGCTCGAGCAGCGCCAACGGCAACGGGCCCGACCTCACGACCGCACCGTCGACGACGGTCAGCGCGGCCGATGTCGCCGCGCAACCGTCGTCGGGTTGCCAGGCGAAGGTCAAGATCCTGCCCGGCGAGATCAAGGTGAACACGACCTCGAACGGCGCGCCGCGCTGGTACTGGCGACACATCCCGCCGTCGTACACGGGCCTGAAGCCGATGCCGCTCGTCATCGACCTTCACGGCTACTCGGAAGGCGCGACGATCCACACGAAGATGTCGATGCTCGGCCCGTTCGGCGACACGCACGGGTTCGTCACGCTCACGCCCGAAGGCAGCGGCACCGCGGTGCCACTGTGGAACACCGACCTGAAGTCCGACGACGTGAAGTTCATCGGCAACCTGCTCGACGAGGCCGAGCGGACGCTGTGCGTCGACCAGCGGCGCATCTTCGTCGCCGGGCTCTCGAACGGCGCGTTCATGACGTCGGCGGTCGCGTGCGCGTACTCGACGCGCGTCGCCGCGGTCGCGCCGGTCGCCGGCATTCGCGACATCAGTGGTTGCAAGTTCGCGCGGCCGGTGCCGGTGATGACCTTCCACGGAACCACCGACCCGTTCGTCGCGTACGGCGGCGGCCTCGGACCGAAGGCGCTCGCGCTGCCCTCGCCGGACGGCAAGGGAACGCTCGGCGGCTCGGGCGCGGCGACCAACCAGACCAAGGGTCCGTCGATCCCGCAGATCACCGCCGACTGGGCAAAGCGGAACGGCTGCGGCACGACGCCGAAGGCCACGAAGCTCACGAGCGACGTCACCACGATCACGTTCCCGTGCCCGGCCGGCGACGACGTCGTGCTCCAGCGGATCACGGGCGGCGGCCACGCGTGGCCGGGCTCGGCGTTCTCGCAGGCGATCGCGGGCACGGTCGGCAAGACGACCATGACGATCTCCGCCAACCAGCTCATGTGGACGTTCTTCGAGGCGCATCCGCTCCGCGGCTGA
- a CDS encoding AMP-binding protein — MVDVLHSTGLGDLLREHRRSWPQQTAVVDGAVRLTYPELDDRVNRIVAALAGAGVSPGDRVLWLGQNSFRIVELLFAAAKLGAILCPANWRQTADEMAFVLDDLDPKVVVWQDAEIGETVQRARRAFGPGRARWIQHDGDGEESYEGFVAAVGHATDPDRAIDPASAVLCLYTAAFEGRPNGALLSHTALIGQGLIIGRLSEIDSTSVYLNCGPMFHVATLFSTLATLVHAGTNVFTPRVEAEELCRLIESERCTGAFLVGPTFRQIRELNRDRRYDISSLRAAAGRDEWNAMITVDTSPWVRHPGGYGQTEVVGMLSFAAFGAGALGGHGRTSPLLQVRIVDPDDREVEPGETGEITCRGPLVMNGYWNRPEETERRFRNGWHHTNDLGRREVDGSLTFVGPKTRIIKSAAENIYPAEVEGALRTHPDVADCAVIGVPDKQWTQSVVGVVVARDGSAIDGDAVIAHVRERIASYKKPRRIEVVDAIPRNGFAVDYDALDARFGGGGYPGVG, encoded by the coding sequence GTGGTCGACGTGCTGCACTCCACCGGGCTCGGCGATCTGCTGCGCGAGCACCGGCGCTCGTGGCCGCAGCAGACCGCGGTCGTCGACGGCGCCGTGCGCCTGACGTATCCCGAGCTCGACGACCGGGTGAACCGGATCGTGGCCGCGCTCGCGGGCGCGGGCGTGAGCCCCGGCGACCGGGTGCTGTGGCTGGGGCAGAACTCGTTCCGCATCGTCGAGCTGCTGTTCGCGGCGGCGAAGCTCGGCGCGATCCTGTGCCCTGCAAACTGGCGACAGACCGCCGACGAGATGGCGTTCGTGCTCGACGACCTCGATCCAAAGGTCGTCGTGTGGCAGGACGCGGAGATCGGCGAGACCGTGCAGCGCGCGCGGCGCGCGTTCGGACCCGGACGCGCGCGCTGGATCCAGCACGACGGTGACGGCGAAGAGTCGTACGAGGGCTTCGTCGCCGCGGTCGGGCACGCGACCGATCCCGACCGCGCGATCGACCCCGCGTCGGCGGTGCTGTGCCTCTACACCGCGGCGTTCGAAGGTCGACCCAACGGCGCCCTGCTCAGCCACACCGCGCTGATCGGACAGGGACTCATCATCGGCCGCCTGTCGGAGATCGACTCGACGTCGGTGTACCTGAACTGCGGACCGATGTTCCACGTCGCGACGTTGTTCTCGACGCTCGCGACCCTCGTGCACGCGGGCACCAACGTGTTCACGCCCCGCGTCGAGGCGGAAGAGCTGTGCCGGCTCATCGAGTCCGAACGCTGCACCGGCGCGTTCCTCGTCGGCCCCACGTTCCGTCAGATTCGCGAGCTGAACCGCGACCGGCGTTACGACATCTCGTCGCTGCGCGCCGCGGCGGGTCGCGACGAGTGGAACGCGATGATCACCGTCGACACGAGCCCGTGGGTGCGCCATCCCGGCGGCTACGGGCAGACGGAAGTCGTCGGCATGCTGAGCTTCGCGGCGTTCGGCGCGGGCGCGCTCGGCGGCCACGGGCGCACCTCGCCGTTGCTCCAGGTGCGCATCGTCGATCCCGACGACCGCGAGGTCGAGCCCGGCGAGACGGGCGAGATCACGTGTCGCGGCCCGCTCGTGATGAACGGTTACTGGAATCGGCCCGAGGAAACCGAACGCCGCTTCCGCAACGGATGGCACCACACGAACGACCTGGGTCGGCGAGAGGTCGACGGCTCGCTCACGTTCGTCGGACCGAAGACGCGCATCATCAAGTCGGCCGCGGAGAACATCTATCCCGCCGAGGTCGAGGGCGCGCTGCGCACGCATCCCGATGTTGCCGACTGCGCGGTGATCGGTGTGCCCGACAAGCAGTGGACGCAGTCGGTCGTGGGCGTCGTGGTCGCGCGCGACGGTTCCGCGATCGACGGCGACGCGGTGATCGCGCACGTGCGCGAGCGCATCGCGTCGTACAAGAAGCCGCGCCGCATCGAAGTCGTGGACGCGATCCCGCGGAACGGTTTCGCAGTCGACTACGACGCGCTCGACGCGCGCTTCGGCGGCGGCGGCTATCCGGGAGTCGGCTGA
- a CDS encoding DUF2889 domain-containing protein, with protein MNFTPPLAIGADVYRRRILVRATSPREVVADLEDDFHHFIVTLGHDGSVVTSVDAESRRWPWSTCPGAAVPLRALAGAPLTRRWTHAARWTDPALNCTHQFDAAAHAITHAARGDAVRQYDVEVGAVLARGEEVAANRLWVDGTLAFEWHLRPAQRPVDLPPELADAPWRGGFLRWADEHLEPDLAERACVLRRASDIGMGRGMPLDDIPVASDLPGSMRGVCHSLQPTVAPVAFRNVGSIRDFASDPDRLPSPD; from the coding sequence GTGAACTTCACGCCGCCGCTCGCGATCGGTGCCGACGTGTACCGGCGCCGGATCCTCGTGCGCGCGACGTCGCCGCGCGAAGTCGTCGCCGATCTCGAGGACGACTTCCACCACTTCATCGTCACGCTCGGGCACGACGGGTCCGTGGTGACGAGCGTCGACGCCGAGTCGCGGCGCTGGCCGTGGTCGACGTGTCCGGGCGCGGCCGTGCCGTTGCGCGCGCTCGCCGGCGCGCCGCTCACGCGGCGCTGGACGCACGCGGCCCGCTGGACCGATCCCGCGCTCAACTGCACGCACCAGTTCGACGCGGCCGCGCACGCGATCACCCACGCGGCTCGCGGCGACGCGGTGCGTCAGTACGACGTCGAGGTCGGCGCCGTGCTCGCGCGTGGTGAAGAGGTCGCGGCGAACCGGCTCTGGGTCGACGGCACGCTCGCGTTCGAATGGCACCTGCGCCCCGCGCAGCGGCCCGTCGACCTGCCGCCCGAGCTCGCCGACGCGCCGTGGCGGGGCGGGTTCCTGCGCTGGGCCGACGAGCACCTCGAGCCCGACCTCGCGGAGCGGGCCTGCGTGCTGCGGCGCGCCAGCGACATCGGCATGGGCCGGGGCATGCCCCTCGACGACATCCCGGTCGCATCGGACCTGCCGGGCTCCATGCGCGGGGTGTGCCACAGCCTCCAGCCGACGGTCGCGCCCGTCGCCTTCCGCAACGTCGGCAGCATCCGCGACTTCGCCTCCGACCCCGATCGGCTCCCGTCCCCCGACTGA